Proteins encoded by one window of Cystobacter ferrugineus:
- a CDS encoding YIP1 family protein produces MSIPCPYCQHPFSPGAQSCPGCGASLLLEAVPGGTQPVCAVHPTLRGLGTCSRCGTFACARCLRAGPQGEALCVRCHQLEPDAPMPWDQREELGTMRAFWRTLVQVLLRPGSFSQARAEGRKRDSLLFVLLCALPAFFVMGLIYMVFLVGTPSLMEALAPPDRPLEDTSGLEMMPWMGVGMFVFFTLFGPPIFVAMTFVGAALDHLVLRMGGVTRPFHVTLRAHSLSQAPWALGVVPFIGAQVAPFWALVARVFAYRGLHRTTTGTALAGALLVPLASCCLCGGGYMGLLFFIFSRAAQK; encoded by the coding sequence ATGTCCATCCCCTGTCCCTACTGCCAGCACCCCTTTTCACCCGGCGCCCAGTCCTGTCCGGGCTGTGGCGCCTCCCTGCTGCTCGAGGCCGTCCCGGGCGGCACCCAGCCCGTGTGCGCCGTGCACCCCACGCTGCGCGGCCTCGGCACCTGCTCCCGCTGTGGCACGTTCGCCTGTGCCCGGTGTCTGCGGGCCGGTCCCCAGGGCGAGGCGCTCTGCGTCCGCTGCCACCAGTTGGAGCCGGACGCGCCCATGCCGTGGGATCAGCGCGAGGAGCTGGGCACGATGCGCGCCTTCTGGAGGACGCTCGTCCAGGTGCTCCTCCGCCCGGGCTCCTTCTCCCAGGCCCGCGCCGAGGGCCGCAAGCGCGACTCCCTGCTGTTCGTGCTGCTGTGCGCGCTGCCCGCCTTCTTCGTGATGGGCCTCATCTACATGGTCTTCCTGGTCGGCACGCCCTCACTGATGGAGGCGCTCGCGCCTCCGGACCGGCCCCTCGAGGACACGTCCGGACTGGAGATGATGCCTTGGATGGGAGTGGGCATGTTCGTGTTCTTCACGCTGTTCGGCCCCCCGATCTTCGTGGCCATGACCTTCGTGGGCGCGGCCCTGGATCACCTCGTGCTGCGCATGGGCGGCGTCACCCGGCCCTTCCATGTCACGCTGCGCGCCCACTCGCTCTCCCAGGCGCCCTGGGCGCTCGGGGTGGTGCCCTTCATCGGCGCCCAGGTGGCGCCCTTCTGGGCCCTGGTGGCGCGCGTCTTCGCCTACCGCGGGCTGCACCGCACGACGACCGGCACGGCGCTCGCCGGGGCGCTGCTCGTGCCCCTGGCCTCTTGTTGCCTGTGCGGCGGAGGCTACATGGGCCTGTTGTTCTTCATCTTCAGCCGCGCCGCCCAGAAGTAG
- a CDS encoding VWA domain-containing protein, translated as MSFSLPQVWILLVPLGLFLWKRGRRPGPPMVLRWVLLLLVLGALSGPEWVLRHAGSDVVVVVDRSRSMPADAGRLASEWVGLLEEQRGAGDRVGVISFGREARVEQPLSETGRFGGFTRPVDAEASDVAAALDAAGALIPPGRTGRVLVVSDGRATGEDARGAARRLAARGIAVDFRQMAREDAPLDLAVVALEAPASVTAHEPFQMTGVVQATAPVTGTVRLERDGRVLLRGPFDFHTGSNLLPLRDLVDAPGLAAYRLVVEAPGDGVVENDVGQAVLRVEGPSRVLLLTDSPQGTLAQALRAAGLTLEVRAPFVLSLDALEGVGALVLENVDASRLGESGLHTLAAYVEQAGGGLVMTGGRSSFAEGGYRRSPVEPLLPVSLEMREEQRRSAVAMSVLMDCSCSMGVQVPDGRTKMELAAEGVVGALTLLNEKDEVSVHMVDTQPHELFPMSPVSKGLPLDEVARGFSGGGGIYVGEALREGMEQVLSSRQPTRHVLLFSDAADSVEPDDYLKTLEELRREKVTVSVIGLGTERDVDAPLLKEIATRGGGRVYFAEDATSLPRIFSQETLAVARATFVDTPASLEAAPDLPLLGRLPALGLPQVGGYNLTYLKPRASVALRTLDDNAAPVLALWPRGAGRVVAFLAEVDGEYTGELRTWSGLRAALEGMVRWTMGGAGGADEAVARSERRGDRLRVTLDFAPDAPLPGALPSLMLLPGDGRGAPVELPMRWEDEDRVVAEYTLPGSGTWHPVVKLGTRALRAPPVTLPYAPEFEPGSSQRGLEVLRGLASVSGGEERLSLTGLFARAPESEGRVALAPWLVGLALVALLAEVAARRFLSAPRLRPVRTAPSVAATAGPAVVPERPGTDAAPRAPPPSTSPEPDRPREESGVDSALEAARERARRRLRE; from the coding sequence ATGAGCTTCTCCCTGCCCCAGGTGTGGATCCTCCTCGTGCCGCTGGGCCTCTTCCTGTGGAAGCGGGGCCGGCGTCCGGGGCCGCCCATGGTGCTGCGCTGGGTGCTGCTGCTGCTCGTGCTGGGGGCGCTCTCCGGCCCCGAGTGGGTGCTGCGCCACGCGGGCAGCGACGTGGTGGTGGTGGTGGACCGCTCGCGCTCCATGCCGGCGGACGCGGGGCGCCTGGCCTCGGAGTGGGTGGGCCTGCTGGAGGAGCAGCGGGGGGCGGGGGATCGGGTGGGCGTCATCTCCTTCGGGCGCGAGGCGCGGGTGGAGCAGCCGCTGTCGGAGACGGGCCGCTTTGGCGGCTTCACCCGGCCGGTGGACGCGGAGGCGTCGGACGTGGCGGCGGCGCTGGACGCGGCGGGGGCGTTGATTCCGCCCGGGCGCACGGGCCGGGTGCTGGTGGTGTCCGACGGGCGGGCCACGGGGGAGGACGCGCGGGGCGCGGCGCGGCGGCTGGCGGCTCGGGGAATCGCCGTGGACTTCCGCCAGATGGCGCGCGAGGACGCACCGCTCGACCTGGCCGTCGTCGCGCTGGAGGCCCCGGCGTCGGTGACGGCGCACGAGCCCTTCCAGATGACGGGGGTGGTCCAGGCGACGGCGCCCGTCACGGGCACGGTGCGCCTGGAGCGCGATGGCCGCGTGCTGCTGCGGGGGCCCTTCGACTTCCACACCGGCTCCAACCTGCTGCCCTTGCGCGACCTGGTGGACGCGCCGGGGCTCGCGGCCTACCGCCTGGTGGTGGAGGCGCCCGGGGACGGGGTGGTGGAGAACGACGTGGGCCAGGCGGTGCTGCGGGTGGAGGGGCCTTCCCGGGTGCTGCTGCTCACGGACTCGCCCCAGGGCACGCTCGCCCAGGCGCTGCGCGCGGCGGGCCTGACGCTGGAGGTGCGCGCGCCCTTCGTCCTCTCGCTCGACGCGCTGGAGGGCGTGGGCGCGCTGGTGCTGGAGAACGTGGACGCGAGCCGGCTCGGTGAGTCCGGACTGCACACCCTGGCCGCGTACGTGGAGCAGGCGGGTGGAGGGCTGGTGATGACGGGAGGCCGCTCGAGCTTCGCGGAAGGGGGCTACCGCCGCTCGCCGGTGGAGCCGCTGTTGCCGGTGTCGCTGGAGATGCGCGAGGAGCAGCGCCGCTCGGCCGTGGCCATGAGCGTGTTGATGGACTGTAGCTGCTCCATGGGCGTCCAGGTGCCCGACGGGCGCACGAAGATGGAGCTGGCGGCCGAGGGCGTGGTGGGCGCGCTCACGCTGCTCAACGAGAAGGACGAGGTGTCCGTGCACATGGTGGACACCCAGCCGCACGAGCTCTTCCCGATGAGCCCCGTGTCGAAGGGCTTGCCGCTGGACGAGGTGGCCCGGGGCTTCAGCGGTGGCGGCGGCATCTACGTGGGCGAGGCCCTGCGCGAGGGGATGGAGCAGGTGCTCAGCAGCCGCCAGCCCACCCGGCACGTGCTGCTCTTCTCGGACGCGGCGGACTCGGTGGAGCCGGACGACTACCTGAAGACGCTGGAGGAGCTGCGGCGAGAGAAGGTGACGGTGTCCGTCATCGGCCTGGGCACGGAGAGGGACGTGGACGCGCCGCTGCTCAAGGAGATCGCCACCCGGGGCGGGGGCCGCGTCTACTTCGCGGAGGACGCGACGAGCCTGCCGCGCATCTTCAGCCAGGAGACGCTCGCGGTGGCGCGGGCCACCTTCGTGGACACGCCGGCCTCGCTCGAGGCCGCGCCGGACCTGCCACTGCTCGGGCGTCTGCCAGCGCTGGGGCTGCCCCAGGTGGGGGGCTACAACCTCACCTACCTCAAGCCGCGCGCGAGCGTGGCGCTGCGCACGCTGGACGACAACGCGGCGCCGGTGCTGGCGCTGTGGCCGCGAGGGGCGGGGCGGGTGGTGGCCTTCCTGGCGGAGGTGGACGGCGAGTACACGGGCGAGCTGCGCACCTGGAGCGGCCTGCGCGCGGCGCTCGAGGGCATGGTGCGCTGGACGATGGGGGGCGCGGGGGGCGCGGACGAGGCGGTGGCGCGCTCGGAGCGGCGGGGGGACCGGCTGCGGGTGACGCTGGACTTCGCGCCGGACGCGCCGTTGCCGGGGGCCCTGCCCTCGCTGATGTTGTTGCCGGGGGACGGACGGGGCGCTCCGGTGGAGCTGCCCATGCGGTGGGAGGACGAGGACCGGGTGGTGGCCGAGTACACGCTGCCGGGCAGCGGCACGTGGCACCCGGTGGTGAAGCTGGGCACGCGGGCGCTGCGCGCGCCTCCGGTGACGCTGCCCTACGCGCCCGAGTTCGAGCCCGGGAGCTCCCAACGAGGACTGGAGGTGCTGCGCGGGCTCGCGTCCGTGAGTGGAGGGGAGGAGCGGCTGTCGTTGACGGGCCTCTTCGCCCGCGCGCCCGAGTCCGAGGGCCGGGTGGCGCTCGCGCCATGGCTGGTGGGCCTGGCGCTGGTGGCGCTGCTGGCGGAGGTGGCCGCGCGCCGCTTCCTGTCGGCGCCGAGGCTCCGGCCCGTTCGGACGGCCCCTTCCGTGGCGGCGACGGCGGGCCCTGCCGTGGTGCCGGAGCGGCCGGGGACGGATGCGGCCCCGCGAGCGCCGCCTCCCTCCACCTCTCCCGAGCCGGATCGTCCACGGGAAGAGTCCGGAGTGGACTCGGCGCTCGAGGCCGCCCGGGAGCGGGCCCGCCGCCGGCTGCGCGAATGA
- a CDS encoding cytochrome P450 family protein, whose translation MSTSTLTSELWAPQTRNNPLPFYARIRQEAPVVRMMDPYFQTPVWIVTRYKEAVELLRDNRFTKDQDKLPENSPARMKRIDSLEAINQHMLSADPPDHTRLRTIVSKAFTPRRVEELRPRVTAIAQRLLDDAQPKGSMDLLDAFAFPLPVTVIAEMLGVPTQDQDQFREWTNVIINPPVNGDMGPLQKAGMEFLHYFQQLMARRRAEPRDDLLTALMMAEEQGDRLSPVELVSMLFLLLVAGHETTVNLMGNGVWALLKHPEQLERLRANPALIDSAVEEMLRYRGPVETTTYRWALQDTELHGQVIPAGEGVLASLMAADHDPAQFPEPERFDITREPNRHIAFGFGIHFCLGAPLARLEATVALNLLLERMPRLRLAVDERELRWREGILVHGLQRLPVAF comes from the coding sequence ATGAGCACGAGCACCCTCACCAGTGAGCTGTGGGCCCCCCAGACGCGCAACAACCCCCTGCCCTTCTACGCGCGCATCCGCCAGGAGGCGCCCGTCGTCCGGATGATGGATCCGTACTTCCAGACGCCGGTGTGGATCGTCACCCGCTACAAGGAGGCCGTGGAGCTGCTGCGGGACAACCGCTTCACCAAGGATCAGGACAAGCTGCCCGAGAACTCGCCCGCGCGGATGAAGCGCATCGACTCGCTGGAGGCCATCAACCAGCACATGCTCTCGGCGGATCCGCCGGACCACACGCGCCTGCGCACCATCGTCTCCAAGGCCTTCACCCCGCGCCGGGTGGAGGAGCTGCGCCCGCGCGTCACCGCCATCGCCCAGCGCCTGCTGGATGACGCCCAGCCCAAGGGCAGCATGGATCTGCTCGACGCCTTCGCCTTCCCCCTGCCGGTGACGGTCATCGCCGAGATGCTCGGGGTGCCCACACAGGACCAGGACCAGTTCCGCGAGTGGACGAACGTCATCATCAACCCGCCGGTCAACGGCGACATGGGGCCCCTGCAGAAGGCCGGCATGGAGTTCCTCCACTACTTCCAGCAGCTCATGGCCCGGCGCCGGGCCGAGCCGCGCGACGATCTGCTCACCGCGCTCATGATGGCGGAGGAGCAGGGAGACCGGCTGTCGCCCGTGGAGCTCGTCAGCATGCTGTTCCTGCTGCTGGTGGCCGGCCACGAGACGACGGTGAACCTCATGGGCAACGGCGTCTGGGCGCTGCTCAAGCACCCCGAGCAGCTCGAGCGGCTGCGCGCCAACCCCGCCCTCATCGATTCCGCGGTGGAGGAGATGCTGCGCTACCGCGGCCCGGTGGAGACCACCACCTACCGCTGGGCGCTCCAGGACACCGAGCTGCACGGCCAGGTGATTCCCGCGGGAGAGGGGGTGCTCGCCTCGCTGATGGCGGCCGACCATGATCCGGCGCAGTTCCCGGAGCCGGAGCGCTTCGACATCACCCGCGAGCCCAACCGGCACATCGCCTTCGGCTTCGGCATCCACTTCTGCCTGGGCGCGCCCCTGGCCCGGCTCGAGGCCACCGTCGCCCTCAACCTGCTGCTCGAGCGCATGCCGCGCCTGCGCCTGGCGGTGGACGAGCGCGAGCTGCGCTGGCGCGAGGGCATCCTCGTGCACGGCCTGCAGCGCCTGCCCGTGGCCTTCTGA
- the mgtE gene encoding magnesium transporter gives METQDPEPIFPQELRDAWPALSRDERVESFKLVPHATADDFFLSLSAQEQADLILALGPGERRTWLRLLAPDDAVDVIQATPADTRDALLRELDDTTRREVHALLAYAEDNAGGLMNPRFARVRPEMTIDEAISYLRRQTREKVETVYYAYVLDPQQHLLGVVSLRQLFQSAPDKRVEDVMSRDLVTVSEHTDQEAVSRLFASKSLMAIPVVDAERRMKGIVTVDDIVQVVQEEATEDIQKVGGMEALDAPYFEVGFLAMLKKRAGWLLVLFLGEMLTATAMGHFEDEIARAVVLALFVPLIISSGGNSGSQATTLIIRSLALNEVRLRDGWRVARREVLAGVALGAILGGVGIVRILVWQHFFGSYGEHAVLVALTVGLSLVGVVTWGTLSGSMLPFALRRLGFDPASASAPFVATLVDVSGLVIYFTVASLLLRGTLL, from the coding sequence ATGGAGACCCAGGATCCCGAGCCCATCTTCCCGCAGGAACTGCGTGATGCCTGGCCCGCGCTCTCCCGCGATGAGCGGGTGGAGAGCTTCAAGCTGGTGCCGCACGCCACCGCGGATGACTTCTTCCTGTCGCTCTCCGCTCAGGAACAGGCGGACCTCATCCTCGCGCTCGGACCGGGGGAGCGGCGCACCTGGCTGCGGCTGCTCGCCCCGGATGATGCCGTGGACGTCATCCAGGCCACCCCGGCCGATACCCGCGACGCGCTCCTGCGCGAGCTGGACGACACCACGCGCCGCGAGGTGCACGCCCTGCTCGCCTATGCCGAGGACAACGCGGGTGGATTGATGAATCCCCGCTTCGCGCGCGTGCGGCCGGAGATGACCATCGACGAGGCCATCAGCTACCTGCGCCGGCAGACACGCGAGAAGGTGGAGACCGTCTATTACGCCTACGTGTTGGATCCCCAGCAGCACCTGCTCGGCGTGGTGTCCCTGCGCCAGCTCTTCCAGTCCGCCCCCGACAAGCGCGTGGAAGACGTGATGAGCCGCGACCTCGTCACCGTCTCCGAGCACACGGATCAAGAGGCGGTGAGCCGGCTGTTCGCCTCAAAGTCGCTCATGGCCATCCCCGTGGTGGACGCCGAGCGGCGAATGAAGGGCATCGTCACCGTGGACGACATCGTCCAGGTGGTGCAGGAGGAGGCCACCGAGGACATCCAGAAGGTGGGTGGCATGGAGGCCCTGGATGCGCCCTACTTCGAGGTGGGCTTCCTCGCCATGCTCAAGAAGCGCGCCGGGTGGCTGCTCGTGCTGTTCCTCGGCGAGATGCTCACCGCCACCGCCATGGGCCACTTCGAGGATGAAATCGCCCGCGCCGTGGTGCTCGCGCTCTTCGTGCCCCTCATCATCAGCTCCGGAGGCAACTCGGGCAGCCAGGCCACCACGCTCATCATCCGCTCACTCGCGCTCAACGAGGTGCGGCTGCGCGATGGGTGGCGCGTGGCCCGGCGCGAGGTGCTCGCCGGCGTGGCCCTGGGCGCCATCCTCGGCGGAGTTGGTATCGTCCGCATCCTCGTGTGGCAGCACTTCTTCGGCTCCTACGGCGAGCACGCCGTGCTGGTGGCGCTCACCGTGGGCCTGTCCCTCGTGGGTGTGGTGACGTGGGGAACCCTCTCCGGTTCCATGCTCCCCTTCGCCCTGCGCCGCCTGGGGTTCGACCCGGCAAGCGCCTCGGCCCCCTTCGTGGCCACGCTCGTGGACGTGTCCGGACTTGTCATCTACTTCACCGTGGCCAGTCTCCTGCTGCGAGGAACCCTGCTCTGA
- a CDS encoding RCC1 repeat-containing protein: MRQGLGRWKPLLLSWLGIMAWAGSAKAEDGATSPAVVEQRARHGRISMGSSHALAVTANGTVKTWGINYIITDTLDVGVSASQIWPVAVDRLSGITSVSAGHEHSLALHQNGTVWLWYGNSPAQPPAGPSGGHLAPVRITSLTNATAVAAGNSFSVVLRQDGTVWAWGSNSHGQLGDGTTRSRSSSTPTQAQGLTQAVAISAGTAHSLALRQDGTVWAWGSNSHGQLGDGTTLDRPVPVQVQGLTNVVAISASSGEHSLALRQDGSVWAWGANGSGQVNGSNPATVLTTPTQVAGLSDVVDLSAGSRFSVALRQDGTVWGWGLNSAHQLGHPDRRVHTVPVQVAALEDVVAISARDEQVLALRQDGSLWGWGNNDQGTLATGSDVRLTPVLLGGLSHVTSLRASNSHVLARRQDGTVWSWGDNAQGQLGDATAYVREIPAQVPGLSDVVDVSTSSRTSFALRSDGTVWSWGDGTEGLLGDGTQVSRNTPAPVPGLTGSTALAATDWASHILVLRDDGRVWAWGNNSSLQLGDGTNTPRTTPLLVPGLTDVRAVAAGCMHSLALRADGSVWAWGNNVFGQLGIGGNYSSQGTPTQVPGLTNVKAIAAGMFYSMALRADGTVWTWGDTSRFMDGGSVIHRMFPPAQVPGLTEVAALGAGTYHAMAVRTDGSVWTWGYNPYGQLGDGTLLNRTTPAPVAGLQGVTAVSTGSDLAFALLANGEVHGWGSNRDSRIGDGQASTHAIPGNVLPPASIQVTP, translated from the coding sequence ATGAGACAAGGATTGGGCCGATGGAAGCCCCTGCTGCTGTCCTGGCTGGGCATCATGGCGTGGGCGGGGAGCGCGAAGGCGGAGGACGGAGCAACCTCCCCCGCCGTCGTGGAGCAGCGAGCGCGGCATGGCAGGATTTCGATGGGAAGCTCCCACGCGCTGGCGGTGACGGCGAATGGAACCGTGAAGACCTGGGGGATCAACTATATCATCACCGATACGCTCGATGTGGGAGTCAGCGCGAGTCAAATCTGGCCCGTGGCGGTGGATCGCCTCTCGGGCATCACCTCGGTCAGCGCGGGCCATGAGCACAGTCTGGCATTGCATCAGAATGGGACGGTCTGGCTCTGGTACGGCAACAGCCCCGCCCAACCCCCGGCTGGCCCCTCCGGCGGCCATCTGGCCCCCGTCCGCATCACCTCCCTGACGAACGCGACGGCGGTCGCGGCCGGAAATTCCTTCTCGGTGGTACTGCGCCAGGATGGAACCGTCTGGGCCTGGGGGAGCAACTCCCACGGCCAGCTCGGCGATGGCACCACCCGCTCACGTTCGAGCTCAACCCCGACACAAGCCCAGGGCCTCACCCAGGCCGTGGCCATCTCCGCGGGGACGGCCCATTCCCTCGCCTTGCGCCAGGATGGAACCGTCTGGGCCTGGGGGAGCAACTCCCACGGCCAGCTCGGCGATGGCACCACCCTCGACCGGCCCGTGCCGGTGCAGGTCCAGGGCCTCACGAACGTGGTGGCCATCTCGGCCAGCTCCGGTGAGCACAGTCTGGCCTTGCGCCAGGATGGGAGCGTCTGGGCCTGGGGGGCCAATGGGTCCGGCCAGGTGAATGGAAGCAATCCGGCCACCGTGCTCACCACGCCGACGCAGGTCGCGGGACTCTCGGACGTGGTGGACCTCTCGGCGGGCTCGCGCTTCTCGGTGGCGCTGCGCCAGGACGGCACGGTGTGGGGGTGGGGCCTGAACTCGGCCCATCAACTGGGCCACCCCGACAGGCGAGTCCATACCGTCCCCGTCCAGGTGGCGGCCCTCGAGGACGTGGTGGCCATCTCCGCGCGGGACGAACAGGTGCTGGCGCTGCGTCAGGATGGCTCGCTGTGGGGTTGGGGCAACAATGACCAGGGCACGTTGGCCACCGGCTCGGATGTGCGGCTGACGCCCGTGCTCCTGGGCGGACTGAGTCACGTGACCTCCCTGAGGGCCAGCAACTCGCACGTGCTGGCACGACGCCAGGATGGGACCGTGTGGTCCTGGGGCGACAACGCCCAGGGCCAGCTCGGAGATGCCACGGCCTACGTCCGTGAGATCCCCGCCCAGGTGCCGGGACTCTCGGATGTGGTGGACGTCTCCACGAGCAGCCGCACGTCCTTCGCGCTCCGCTCGGATGGAACCGTGTGGTCCTGGGGTGATGGCACGGAGGGCCTGCTGGGAGATGGCACCCAGGTGTCCCGGAACACGCCCGCGCCCGTGCCCGGCCTGACGGGCAGCACCGCCCTGGCGGCCACGGATTGGGCCAGCCACATCCTGGTGTTGCGCGATGATGGCCGCGTGTGGGCCTGGGGCAACAACTCCTCTCTCCAGCTCGGAGACGGAACGAACACACCCCGGACCACGCCCCTGCTGGTCCCAGGGTTGACGGACGTGCGAGCCGTGGCGGCCGGTTGCATGCATTCCCTGGCATTGCGCGCGGACGGCTCCGTGTGGGCCTGGGGCAACAACGTCTTTGGCCAGCTCGGAATCGGAGGGAACTACTCCTCGCAGGGCACCCCCACCCAGGTGCCGGGATTGACGAACGTGAAAGCCATCGCGGCTGGCATGTTCTATTCCATGGCCCTGCGCGCGGATGGAACCGTGTGGACCTGGGGCGACACGTCCAGGTTCATGGACGGGGGCTCGGTCATCCACCGGATGTTCCCACCCGCCCAGGTGCCGGGCCTGACGGAGGTAGCGGCCCTCGGAGCTGGCACCTACCACGCGATGGCGGTGCGCACGGATGGCTCCGTGTGGACCTGGGGATACAACCCCTATGGTCAACTCGGGGATGGAACGCTGCTGAACCGGACCACGCCGGCGCCCGTGGCTGGCCTCCAGGGAGTGACGGCCGTATCGACCGGCAGTGACCTGGCCTTCGCCCTGCTCGCCAATGGGGAAGTCCATGGCTGGGGGTCGAACAGAGACTCGCGAATCGGGGATGGCCAGGCCTCCACGCACGCCATTCCTGGCAACGTGCTGCCGCCCGCCAGCATTCAAGTGACGCCGTAG
- a CDS encoding RCC1 repeat-containing protein, which translates to MRRWQPLLLSWLGFMTWAGSAKAEGETTAPAVVEQRARHGRLAAGTSHAMVVTAGGTVQSWGDASSLFTRPGVSIRRHFPIEVGGLSGITAVSVANNHALALHQDGMVRVWGVNYYGQLGLGGGQPQWTPALLPALTDVTAVSAGESFSVALRQDGSVWTWGLNSMGQLGDGTTLTRATPTPLQGLSQVVAISAGTSHTLALHQDGTVWAWGRNSRGQLGDGTTLDRNMPVQVQGLTGAVAISASPGEHSLALLQDGTVWAWGANESAQSNGSQPATALPVPTQVPGLSDVVDLSAGSRFSVALRQDGTVWGWGLNSVHQLGHPDRRIHTIPVQVAALQDAVAISAGKEEVLALRQDGSLWGWGNNETAKLATGSDVRLTPVLLSGVSDVTSLWDSNWHVLARRQDGTVWSWGDNSQGQLGDATAHGRATPAQVPGFSDAVAVATSNRTSFVLRSDGTVWSWGDGTTGLLGDGTLVSRSTPAPVPGLTGIIALAEMDQSRHVLALRDDGRVWAWGDNSQGQLGDGTSTPSSSPRLTPTLIPGLTDVKALAAGYSHSLALRADGSVWAWGDNSYGQLGIGTVFKLLLPTQVPGLTNVNAIAVSTFYSMALRSDGTVWSWGDVFGNQKTTGTSTHGVPPAQVPNLTGVAAISAGLIHAAALRTDGSVWLWGNNPTGPFGNGTNVDWATPAPVPGLQDVTAVSAGTDLTFALLANGQVLAWGSNRRSRIGDGQASIHALPANVLPPASIQVTP; encoded by the coding sequence TTGCGCCGATGGCAGCCCCTGCTGCTGTCCTGGCTGGGATTCATGACGTGGGCGGGGAGCGCGAAGGCGGAAGGCGAAACCACCGCCCCCGCCGTCGTGGAGCAGAGAGCCCGGCATGGCAGGCTCGCCGCGGGAACATCCCACGCGATGGTGGTGACGGCGGGTGGAACCGTCCAGAGCTGGGGAGATGCCAGCTCCTTGTTTACCAGACCTGGAGTCAGCATACGGCGGCACTTTCCCATCGAGGTCGGTGGACTCTCGGGCATCACCGCCGTCAGCGTGGCCAACAACCATGCCCTGGCATTGCATCAGGATGGAATGGTCCGGGTCTGGGGCGTCAACTACTACGGACAGCTCGGCCTGGGTGGGGGCCAACCCCAGTGGACTCCCGCCCTGCTGCCCGCCCTGACGGACGTGACGGCGGTCTCGGCCGGAGAGTCCTTCTCCGTGGCCCTGCGACAGGATGGCTCCGTCTGGACCTGGGGGCTGAATTCCATGGGCCAGCTCGGTGATGGCACCACCCTCACGCGTGCGACCCCCACGCCGCTCCAGGGCCTCTCGCAGGTCGTGGCCATCTCCGCGGGCACCTCCCATACCCTGGCCCTGCACCAGGATGGAACCGTCTGGGCCTGGGGGCGCAACTCGCGCGGCCAGCTCGGCGATGGCACCACCCTCGACCGGAACATGCCCGTGCAGGTCCAGGGCCTCACGGGCGCGGTGGCCATCTCCGCCAGCCCCGGGGAGCACAGTCTGGCCTTGCTCCAGGATGGGACCGTCTGGGCCTGGGGCGCCAATGAATCCGCTCAGTCCAATGGCAGCCAGCCGGCCACCGCCCTCCCCGTGCCGACGCAGGTCCCCGGCCTCTCGGACGTGGTGGACCTCTCGGCGGGCTCGCGCTTCTCGGTGGCGCTGCGCCAGGACGGCACGGTGTGGGGATGGGGCCTGAACTCCGTCCATCAACTGGGCCATCCCGACAGACGAATCCATACCATCCCCGTCCAGGTGGCGGCGCTCCAGGACGCGGTGGCCATCTCCGCGGGCAAGGAGGAAGTGCTGGCGCTGCGGCAGGATGGCTCGCTGTGGGGTTGGGGGAACAATGAAACGGCCAAGCTGGCAACCGGCTCGGATGTCCGGCTGACGCCCGTGCTCCTGAGTGGAGTGAGTGACGTGACCTCCCTGTGGGACAGCAACTGGCACGTGCTGGCACGACGCCAGGATGGGACCGTGTGGTCCTGGGGTGACAACTCCCAGGGCCAGCTCGGAGATGCCACGGCCCATGGCCGCGCGACCCCCGCCCAGGTGCCGGGGTTCTCGGATGCGGTGGCCGTCGCCACGAGCAACCGCACGTCCTTCGTGCTCCGCTCGGATGGAACCGTGTGGTCCTGGGGTGATGGCACCACGGGATTGCTGGGAGATGGCACCCTGGTCTCCCGGAGCACGCCCGCGCCCGTGCCCGGCCTGACGGGCATCATCGCCCTGGCGGAGATGGACCAGTCCCGCCACGTCCTGGCGTTGCGCGACGATGGCCGCGTGTGGGCCTGGGGCGACAACTCCCAGGGCCAGCTCGGAGATGGAACGTCCACCCCCTCGTCCAGCCCCCGGCTCACGCCCACGCTGATCCCGGGGTTGACGGACGTGAAAGCCCTGGCGGCTGGCTACAGCCATTCCCTGGCGTTGCGCGCGGATGGCTCCGTGTGGGCCTGGGGCGACAACTCCTATGGCCAGCTCGGAATCGGAACGGTCTTCAAGTTGCTCCTTCCCACCCAGGTGCCAGGGTTGACGAACGTGAACGCCATCGCGGTCAGCACGTTCTATTCCATGGCCCTGCGCTCGGACGGAACCGTGTGGAGCTGGGGCGACGTGTTCGGTAACCAGAAGACGACTGGGACGTCCACGCACGGCGTTCCCCCCGCCCAGGTGCCAAACCTGACAGGGGTGGCGGCCATCTCGGCCGGCCTCATCCACGCGGCGGCACTGCGCACGGATGGCTCCGTGTGGCTCTGGGGAAACAACCCCACGGGTCCATTCGGGAATGGAACGAACGTGGACTGGGCCACGCCCGCGCCCGTGCCCGGCCTCCAGGACGTGACGGCCGTGTCGGCTGGCACGGACCTGACTTTCGCCCTGCTCGCCAACGGACAAGTCCTTGCCTGGGGATCGAACAGAAGATCGCGGATCGGGGATGGCCAGGCCTCCATCCACGCCCTTCCCGCCAACGTGCTGCCGCCCGCCAGCATTCAAGTGACGCCGTAG